The following proteins are co-located in the Triticum aestivum cultivar Chinese Spring chromosome 1A, IWGSC CS RefSeq v2.1, whole genome shotgun sequence genome:
- the LOC123139074 gene encoding ethylene-responsive transcription factor RAP2-3 codes for MCGGAVIADFVPAGARRPDGSSADVPGSILAGGEVKEKPLAPGRKTAYRGIRRRPWGRWAAEIRDPTKGARVWLGTYATAEEAARAYDVAARDIRGPKAKLNFPPAVGAPQAAAAVEGPGAPKKRRWVAAEESSASSSPLPVTAAGGTESLRERMSGLEAFLGLEDDDVEAWGAVDLILD; via the exons ATGTGCGGCGGAGCTGTTATCGCCGACTTCGTCCCGGCCGGGGCCCGCCGCCCGGATGGCTCCTCCGCCGACGTCCCCGGCTCCATCCTCGCCG GTGGGGAGGTGAAGGAGAAACCGCTGGCGCCGGGGCGGAAGACGGCGTACCGTGGGATCAGGCGCCGGCCATGGGGCCGCTGGGCTGCGGAGATCCGGGACCCCACGAAGGGCGCGCGCGTCTGGCTGGGCACCTACGCCACCGCGGAGGAGGCCGCGCGCGCCTACGACGTCGCGGCGCGCGATATCCGCGGGCCGAAGGCCAAGCTCAACTTCCCGCCCGCGGTGGGCGCGCCGCAGGCGGCCGCGGCCGTGGAGGGGCCGGGGGCGCCCAAGAAGCGTCGGTGGGTCGCTGCCGAGGAGAGTTCGGCATCTTCGTCTCCCCTTCCGGTCACAGCTGCCGGCGGCACGGAGAGCCTGCGGGAGCGCATGTCCGGGCTGGAGGCGTTCCTGGGGCTGGAGGACGACGACGTGGAGGCCTGGGGGGCCGTCGATCTCATCTTGGATTAG